AATGACCTGATAGTTTTTATTCATAAAGAAAACGTGGTTTATTACGAACAATTCGCTTATATTTGCGTTATAAATAGTACGACAAGTTACGTGTGGTAATCACCAATTTAAAAATATAATAGAATTATGGCTAAGAGTATTAAAGGAACTCAGACAGAGAAGAATCTGTTGACTTCATTCGCAGGAGAATCACAGGCAAGAATGCGTTACACCTATTTCGCAAGTGTGGCTAAAAAAGAAGGTTACGAACAAATTTCTGCAATTTTCACTGAAACGGCTGATCAGGAAAAAGAACATGCAAAACGTATGTTTAAGTTCTTGGAAGGCGGTATGGTTGAAATTACTGCTAGCTATCCGGCTGGTGTAATCGGCACTACACTCGAAAACCTTCGCGCTGCTGCTGCCGGCGAACACGAAGAATGGTCACTGGATTATCCTCACTTTGCAGATGTAGCAGAACAGGAAGGTTTCCCGATGATTGCTGCTATGTACCGCAATATCTCCATCGCTGAAAAAGGTCACGAAGAAAGATATCTGGCTTTTGTGAACAATATCGAAAATATGACTGTATTCGCTAAAGAAGGCGAAGTGGTATGGCAATGCCGTAACTGCGGTTACATCGAAATCGGTAAGGAAGCTCCTGAAGTTTGCCCGGCATGTCTGCATCCGCAAGCATACTTTGAAGTAAAGAAAGAAAACTATTAATCCTACGTCCACGGATTAATCAGATAAAAGAAATGCCGCTTGCAATCATTTGCAAGCGGCATTTCTTTTTTATTTGCGGATACTGTCTTTATAAATAGTAATCGTCCGTTCTCCTGTCGAATCATTTTTGATACTGGTCACATCTCCCCGGGTGGTGAAATACACATAGTTTCCCATATCAAGAAAACGGTAGACTTTTACTCCGTCATGCTCAAACAGATAACTTACTTCGTAGGTTCTGTTGTTCTCGGATTTCCCACTTTTTAGTGGAATGCCTGCATAGCAAGAAGCTAATCCTATTACGCAGAACAAAGAGATAAAGAGTTGAGCGAATATTTTCATACTTATTTCTTTGCGTGCGGATAATCAATCGTATAATGCAATCCGCGGCTTTCCTTGCGTTCCATAGCCTGACGCATAATCAGATAGCCGACATTGACCATATTACGCAATTCGCAGATTTCTTTAGAAGCGACACTGCGTTTAAACAGACTTTCAGTCTCTTCGTAGATAATATCCAGTCTGTCCCAGGCGCGTTTCAGACGGAGGTCGCTGCGGACAATACCCACATAGCTACTCATAATCTGATTTACTTCCTTCATACTCTGTGTAATAAGTATCATTTCTTCCGGAGAACGAGTCCCTTCGTCATTCCATTCGGGAATATTTTCGTTGTAGGTATATTGTTCAACGGTTTCCAAACAGTGCTTGGCGGCAGCATCGGCATAGACCACTGCTTCAATCAATGAGTTTGAAGCCAGGCGGTTACCGCCGTGCAGTCCGGTGCAAGAGCACTCTCCTACTGCGTAAAGGCGTTCGATGGACGACTGTCCGTTTCCGTCTACAAGGATACCGCCACAGAGATAGTGGGCAGCCGGAGCTACCGGGATATATTCTTTGGTGATGTCTATACCCAGACTAAGGCATTTCTCGTAGATATTCGGGAAATGTTTCTTTGTTTCTTCCGGGTCTTTGTGGGTGACGTCCAGATAAACATGGTCGTCTCCGCGATTCTTCATTTCGTTGTCGATGGCACGTGCTACGATGTCACGCGGAGCGAGTGAAAGACGCGAGTCGTATTTCTGCATGAACTCCTTGCCGTCCATGGTGCGGAGTACGCCACCGTAACCGCGCATCGCTTCCGTTATCAGGAAAGAAGGGCGGTCGCCCGGATGATACAGTGCGGTGGGGTGGAACTGGACAAACTCCATATCCTTCACAGTGCCTTTGGCACGGTAAACCATGGCGATACCGTCTCCCGTAGCTACTAACGGATTGGTAGTCGTCTGATAGACAGCTCCTACTCCGCCGGTGGCCATCAGAGTCACTTTAGCGAGATAGGTATCTACCTTTCCGGTTTTCGGGTCGAGGATATAAGCACCATAACATTTAATATCCGGTGTCTGACGGGTAACGGTTACCCCCAAATGATGTTGTGTAAGGATTTCAACGGCAAACTGGTTTTCAATCACCGTGATATTGGGATGCCGTTGTACGGCTTTAATCAGGCTGTCCTGGATTTCTGCTCCCGTATTGTCTTTGTGATGAAGGATACGGAACTCAGAGTGTCCCCCTTCACGGTGCAGGTCAAATTCGCCTTTCTCATTCTTGTCGAAGTCTACGCCCCACTTAATCAGTTCTTCAATTTGCGCAGGAGCTTCGCGCACTACCTTCTCCACTGCGGCACGGTCACTAATCCAGTCTCCGGCAATCATCGTGTCTTCAATGTGTTTGTCGAAATTGTCTACCAGCAGGTTAGTGACAGACGCCACTCCACCTTGTGCGAAGTACGTATTGGCTTCTTCCAACCCACTTTTACAGATAAGAGCAACTTTACCTTTGTGCGCCACTTTCAGCGCAAAACTCATACCGGCAATTCCGGAGCCGATGACGAGGAAATCGAATTTTCTTACCATAGTTTTGTTATTTCTCACCGCAAAGCTACAAAATAAGTTACTTCGTTGTACTTTTCGTTGTCACTAATTCATAAAATTGCTACCTTGCAGGCAAAAATCTGACAAAATGAATCGAATTTTCCATGCCCGTATCGCCTGGTACCAGTATTTCCTCTTGGTAGTGCTTACCGTGAATGTCGTCGGCGCCCTGTGGTGTAAATATATCTTGCCGGCAGTGCTGCTGATGCTCATGCTTATTGTAGTGATCGAACAGATTATACATACGGTCTATACGGTGACTACGGATGGAAATCTTGAAATATCCCGCGGTCGCTTTATCCGTAAGAAAGTAATTCCTATTTCTGAAATCACGACTATACAGAAATACCGTTCCATGAAATTCGGGAGTTTCTCAGTGACTGATTATCTACTGATAGAGTATGGAAAAGACAAGTTTGCTTCCGTCATGCCTGTCAAAGAACGGGAATTTGTGGAATTGATTGAAAAGAAAATGAAGTCAATAGCACTCGATAAAGAATAAATAATAACGAAAAAACTAACTGATTATATACTATGAAACATCAAGTGATTATTATCGGTGGAGGCCCTGCAGGATATACAGCGGCTGAAGCTGCCGGCAAAGCCGGTTTAAGCGTATTGCTTATTGAGAAAAACAATTTGGGTGGCGTCTGCCTGAACGAAGGGTGTATTCCGACAAAGACATTGCTGTATTCGGCAAAGACTTATGATAGTGCCAGGCACGCATCGAAGTATGCCGTGAATATATCCGAAGTTTCTTTCGATTTACCTAAGATTATAGCCCGCAAAAGTAAAGTAGTGCGCAAACTGGTGTTGGGAGTGAAGGCCAAACTGACTTCCAACAATGTCACGATCTTATCAGGGGAAGCGCAAATCATTGATAAAAATACAGTTCGTTGCGGTGAAGAAACTTATGAAGGTGAGAATCTGATACTTTGTACGGGCTCGGAAACCTTTATCCCACCTATTCCGGGTGTCGATACAATGAATTACTGGACGCATAGGGAAGCCATGGATAACAAAGAACTGCCCGCATCTCTGGCTATCGTTGGCGGTGGAGTTATCGGAATGGAGTTTGCGTCCTTCTTCAATAGCTTGGGAGTACAGGTGACAGTCATAGAAATGATGGATGAAATCCTCGGTGGAATGGATAAGGAACTCTCCGCTCTGCTGCGTACGGACTATGCAAAACGGAACATTAAATTCCTGTTGAACACGAAAGTTGTCGGTCTGTCGCAAACGGAAGAAGGCGCTGTCGTTTCTTATGAAAATGCAGAGGGTAATGGTACGGTTGTAGCGGAAAAGTTACTGATGAGTGTCGGCCGTCGTCCCGTAATGAAAGGTTTCGGGCTCGAAACTCTGAATTTGGAGAAGACAGAGCGTGGTGCTATCAAGGTGAATGAGAAGATGCAGACTTCCGTACCTGGTGTTTATGTCTGCGGTGACCTGACAGGATTCTCTTTGTTGGCTCATACAGCCGTTCGTGAAGCGGAAGTGGCAGTACATTCTATATTAGGAAAAGAAGACGCAATGAGTTATCGTGCCATTCCGGGCGTTGTCTATACCAATCCGGAGATTGCCGGAGCAGGCGAAACGGAAGAGTCGGCCTCAGC
The DNA window shown above is from Bacteroides faecium and carries:
- a CDS encoding PH domain-containing protein encodes the protein MNRIFHARIAWYQYFLLVVLTVNVVGALWCKYILPAVLLMLMLIVVIEQIIHTVYTVTTDGNLEISRGRFIRKKVIPISEITTIQKYRSMKFGSFSVTDYLLIEYGKDKFASVMPVKEREFVELIEKKMKSIALDKE
- the rbr gene encoding rubrerythrin gives rise to the protein MAKSIKGTQTEKNLLTSFAGESQARMRYTYFASVAKKEGYEQISAIFTETADQEKEHAKRMFKFLEGGMVEITASYPAGVIGTTLENLRAAAAGEHEEWSLDYPHFADVAEQEGFPMIAAMYRNISIAEKGHEERYLAFVNNIENMTVFAKEGEVVWQCRNCGYIEIGKEAPEVCPACLHPQAYFEVKKENY
- the lpdA gene encoding dihydrolipoyl dehydrogenase, with amino-acid sequence MKHQVIIIGGGPAGYTAAEAAGKAGLSVLLIEKNNLGGVCLNEGCIPTKTLLYSAKTYDSARHASKYAVNISEVSFDLPKIIARKSKVVRKLVLGVKAKLTSNNVTILSGEAQIIDKNTVRCGEETYEGENLILCTGSETFIPPIPGVDTMNYWTHREAMDNKELPASLAIVGGGVIGMEFASFFNSLGVQVTVIEMMDEILGGMDKELSALLRTDYAKRNIKFLLNTKVVGLSQTEEGAVVSYENAEGNGTVVAEKLLMSVGRRPVMKGFGLETLNLEKTERGAIKVNEKMQTSVPGVYVCGDLTGFSLLAHTAVREAEVAVHSILGKEDAMSYRAIPGVVYTNPEIAGAGETEESASAKGITCQVVKLPMAYSGRFVAENEGVNGVCKVLLDEQERVIGAHVLGNPASEIITLAGTAIELGLTAAQWKKIVFPHPTVGEIFREAL
- a CDS encoding DUF4884 domain-containing protein; translation: MKIFAQLFISLFCVIGLASCYAGIPLKSGKSENNRTYEVSYLFEHDGVKVYRFLDMGNYVYFTTRGDVTSIKNDSTGERTITIYKDSIRK
- the nadB gene encoding L-aspartate oxidase encodes the protein MVRKFDFLVIGSGIAGMSFALKVAHKGKVALICKSGLEEANTYFAQGGVASVTNLLVDNFDKHIEDTMIAGDWISDRAAVEKVVREAPAQIEELIKWGVDFDKNEKGEFDLHREGGHSEFRILHHKDNTGAEIQDSLIKAVQRHPNITVIENQFAVEILTQHHLGVTVTRQTPDIKCYGAYILDPKTGKVDTYLAKVTLMATGGVGAVYQTTTNPLVATGDGIAMVYRAKGTVKDMEFVQFHPTALYHPGDRPSFLITEAMRGYGGVLRTMDGKEFMQKYDSRLSLAPRDIVARAIDNEMKNRGDDHVYLDVTHKDPEETKKHFPNIYEKCLSLGIDITKEYIPVAPAAHYLCGGILVDGNGQSSIERLYAVGECSCTGLHGGNRLASNSLIEAVVYADAAAKHCLETVEQYTYNENIPEWNDEGTRSPEEMILITQSMKEVNQIMSSYVGIVRSDLRLKRAWDRLDIIYEETESLFKRSVASKEICELRNMVNVGYLIMRQAMERKESRGLHYTIDYPHAKK